In Glandiceps talaboti chromosome 4, keGlaTala1.1, whole genome shotgun sequence, a single window of DNA contains:
- the LOC144434176 gene encoding FGGY carbohydrate kinase domain-containing protein-like produces MGDGNLYIGVDVGTGSVRAALVNSDGVILTTSQKDIKIWEPAVDFYEQSSEDIWNTVCHIVKTIIDGVDVSKIRGIGFDATCSLVVLDTNFQPLTLSASESSYYKNGPQGNRELHYWCHHIARQ; encoded by the exons ATGGGTGATGGTAACTTGTACATCGGAGTAGATGTAGGTACGGGGTCGGTGAGGGCGGCCTTGGTAAACAGCGATGGTGTGATTTTAACAACAAGCCAAAAAGATATCAAGATATGGGAACCTGCTGTCGATTTTTATGAACAATCATCAGAGGATATATGGAATACAGTTTGTCACATTGTTAAG ACAATCATTGATGGTGTAGATGTCAGCAAGATCCGAGGAATAGGATTTGATGCAACATGCTCACTGGTTGTCTTGGATACCAACTTTCAACCACTTACT CTTTCAGCCTCAGAAAGTAGTTACTACAAAAACGGCCCTCAAGGTAACAGAGAACTACATTACTGGTGCCATCatatagccaggcaataa